Proteins from a genomic interval of Amycolatopsis sp. cg13:
- a CDS encoding helix-turn-helix transcriptional regulator yields the protein MPKTSARLLSLLSLLQARRDWPGALLAERLEVSPRTVRRDVDRLRELGYPIVTTKGPDGGYRLDAGAQLPPLLFDDDQAVALAIALQAATGAGIEEAAKRALQTVRQVMPSRLRHRVDALSFTAVERPAPSADPQTLVALSAAVRAREVLRFDYAPTDTPPRRVEPHHLVTWGQRWYLVAWDLDREDWRIFRADRITPRTPTGPRFAERGLSDVAAFVAAKFRGTDLSGEWPCRGEVILHLPATEAASYLADGVIEALGPDRCRVSLGAWSWRGLAASFGRVDADLEVVGPAELAEAFRQLAARYAEAGRVSAEPCLPTRPSTSSDRAGPSR from the coding sequence GTGCCGAAGACCTCCGCGCGGCTGTTGTCGCTGCTCTCGTTGCTGCAGGCTCGGCGGGATTGGCCGGGTGCGCTGCTGGCCGAACGGCTGGAGGTCAGTCCGCGCACGGTGCGCCGCGACGTAGACCGGTTGCGGGAGCTGGGTTATCCGATCGTCACGACGAAGGGTCCGGACGGCGGTTATCGGCTCGACGCCGGGGCACAGCTTCCGCCGTTGCTGTTCGACGACGACCAGGCGGTGGCGCTGGCGATCGCGTTGCAGGCGGCGACCGGGGCGGGGATCGAGGAGGCGGCCAAGCGGGCGTTGCAGACCGTGCGGCAGGTGATGCCCTCGAGGTTGCGGCATCGGGTGGATGCCTTGAGCTTCACTGCCGTCGAGCGTCCGGCCCCCAGCGCGGATCCGCAGACTCTCGTCGCGTTGAGCGCCGCTGTGCGTGCCCGTGAGGTGCTCAGATTCGATTACGCCCCAACGGATACGCCGCCTCGGCGCGTGGAGCCGCATCATCTCGTGACGTGGGGCCAGCGGTGGTATCTGGTCGCGTGGGATCTCGATCGCGAGGACTGGCGCATCTTCCGCGCGGACCGGATCACGCCGCGTACGCCGACCGGGCCGCGGTTCGCCGAGCGCGGGTTGTCCGACGTCGCCGCGTTCGTGGCCGCCAAGTTCCGCGGGACGGATCTGTCCGGCGAATGGCCTTGTCGCGGCGAGGTGATCCTGCATCTCCCGGCGACCGAGGCGGCGAGCTATCTGGCCGACGGCGTCATCGAGGCGCTCGGGCCGGACCGGTGCCGGGTGAGTCTCGGGGCTTGGTCGTGGCGCGGGCTGGCCGCTTCGTTCGGCCGGGTCGACGCTGATCTCGAAGTCGTCGGCCCGGCCGAACTCGCCGAAGCGTTCCGGCAGCTCGCCGCGCGCTACGCCGAAGCGGGGCGGGTCAGCGCGGAGCCTTGCCTTCCCACGCGGCCTTCCACGTCTTCGGACCGAGCCGGCCCGAGTCGTTGA
- a CDS encoding transglycosylase family protein has protein sequence MTNRVRTARRAAARALLLVVAVLGMELVVTGAASADPHSDTWAKLRMCESSGRYTINTGNGYYGAYQFDLSTWRSVGGQGRPDQASPREQDYRALYLYRMRGWQPWECGGMLGLSNDGDGRSKRVPSWEEAAYIGGGGLPTPPAPKPQPTPPPGPPGATPAWPGLVYAYGDCAPALRTFQLRMNAFGYGFSGTGCYYDKTRTAVLDLQRANGINDSGRLGPKTWKAAWEGKAPR, from the coding sequence ATGACCAACCGCGTTCGCACTGCCAGACGGGCCGCCGCTCGAGCCTTGCTGCTCGTGGTCGCCGTCCTCGGCATGGAACTCGTCGTCACCGGCGCCGCCTCCGCGGACCCCCATTCGGACACCTGGGCCAAGCTCCGCATGTGCGAGTCGAGCGGCCGCTACACGATCAACACCGGCAACGGCTACTACGGCGCCTACCAGTTCGACCTCTCCACCTGGCGCAGCGTCGGCGGCCAGGGCCGCCCCGACCAGGCCAGCCCCCGCGAGCAGGACTACCGCGCCCTCTACCTGTACCGGATGCGCGGCTGGCAGCCGTGGGAATGCGGCGGCATGCTCGGCCTGTCCAACGACGGCGACGGCCGCAGCAAGCGCGTCCCGTCCTGGGAAGAGGCCGCCTACATCGGCGGAGGCGGACTGCCGACCCCGCCCGCGCCCAAGCCGCAGCCCACCCCGCCGCCGGGACCGCCCGGCGCGACGCCGGCCTGGCCCGGCCTCGTCTACGCCTACGGCGACTGCGCCCCCGCGCTGCGCACGTTCCAGCTGCGGATGAACGCCTTCGGCTACGGCTTCAGCGGCACCGGCTGCTACTACGACAAGACCCGCACCGCGGTACTGGACCTGCAGCGCGCCAACGGCATCAACGACTCGGGCCGGCTCGGTCCGAAGACGTGGAAGGCCGCGTGGGAAGGCAAGGCTCCGCGCTGA
- a CDS encoding MFS transporter — MTLAETRDSKRERWGWYFYDWANSPFYSSVTTVFGALYMSTVAAADAKQNITLNGDRACLNASGVDDKLNHCDVSLFGLHFPAGSLWGYLLSVATIVQVLVLPIAGAVADRSRNKRKILGGFAVLGAAASALMFFMAGSDWQLGAALFILANIGYGGSLVVYYSFLVDIATPDERDDVSAKGWAFGYLGGGLALALQLAFYLSRESLGIDTGMAVRICFLTSGIWWAVFTIPTLRRLPRIHVPTETARGVSVLRSGFRELRQTLGEAKAYPLTLAFLGSYLLFADGINTVVTVSAQYGKDELRFSDEVLIITVLVIQFLAYAGGVLHGLLARRLGAKRTILVSLVLWVVVLGGAYFVQPKQPLQFFAVAIGIGLVLGGTNALARSLFSQMIPAGKDAQYYSLYVVGEKGTSWLGPLVFAGVGQATGSFRLAIVALVVFFVLGFVFVALVPVRRAIAAAGNRPPEVL, encoded by the coding sequence ATGACGCTGGCCGAGACCCGGGACAGCAAGCGGGAACGGTGGGGCTGGTACTTCTACGACTGGGCCAACTCGCCGTTCTATTCGTCGGTCACGACCGTGTTCGGCGCGCTGTACATGAGCACCGTCGCGGCGGCGGACGCGAAGCAGAACATCACCCTTAACGGGGACAGGGCTTGTCTCAACGCGTCCGGAGTGGACGACAAGCTCAACCACTGCGACGTGTCGCTGTTCGGCCTCCACTTCCCCGCCGGTTCGCTGTGGGGCTACCTGCTGTCGGTGGCGACGATCGTGCAGGTTCTGGTGCTGCCGATCGCGGGCGCGGTGGCCGACCGCAGCCGCAACAAGCGCAAGATCCTCGGAGGGTTCGCCGTGCTGGGCGCGGCGGCGTCGGCGCTGATGTTCTTCATGGCCGGTTCGGACTGGCAGCTGGGCGCGGCGCTGTTCATCCTCGCGAACATCGGCTACGGCGGCTCGCTGGTCGTCTACTACTCGTTCCTGGTGGACATCGCGACCCCGGACGAGCGCGACGACGTCTCGGCCAAGGGCTGGGCGTTCGGCTACCTCGGCGGCGGGCTCGCGCTCGCGCTGCAGCTCGCCTTCTACCTCAGCCGCGAGTCCCTCGGCATCGACACTGGCATGGCGGTGCGGATCTGCTTCCTGACTTCGGGCATCTGGTGGGCCGTCTTCACCATCCCGACATTGCGGCGGCTCCCCCGCATCCACGTACCGACCGAGACCGCGCGCGGGGTTTCGGTGCTGCGGTCAGGGTTCCGCGAGCTGCGCCAGACGCTCGGCGAGGCGAAGGCGTATCCGCTCACGCTCGCCTTCCTCGGCAGCTACCTGCTCTTCGCGGACGGCATCAACACCGTCGTCACGGTCTCGGCCCAGTACGGGAAGGACGAGCTGCGGTTCTCCGACGAAGTGTTGATCATCACGGTCCTGGTGATCCAGTTCCTCGCCTACGCCGGCGGCGTCCTGCACGGCCTTCTCGCGCGCCGCCTCGGTGCCAAGCGAACGATTCTGGTCAGCCTCGTGCTCTGGGTCGTGGTGCTCGGCGGGGCGTACTTCGTGCAACCGAAGCAGCCGCTGCAGTTCTTCGCCGTGGCGATCGGCATCGGGCTGGTGCTGGGCGGGACGAACGCGCTGGCCAGGTCGCTGTTCAGCCAGATGATCCCGGCTGGGAAGGACGCGCAGTACTACTCGCTCTACGTCGTGGGCGAGAAGGGCACGTCGTGGCTGGGGCCGCTGGTGTTCGCCGGCGTCGGGCAGGCGACCGGGTCGTTCCGGCTGGCGATCGTCGCGCTCGTGGTGTTCTTCGTGCTCGGGTTCGTGTTCGTCGCGCTGGTGCCGGTGCGGCGCGCGATCGCGGCCGCCGGCAACCGTCCGCCGGAGGTGCTGTGA
- a CDS encoding thymidine kinase, which translates to MTAADDVVLEDPTDALSAAPPAGARRNGPARGRLKFCYGPMDCGKSTLALQIDHNHARQGRRGLVLVRHDRSGAPQITSRIGIARRATEVATGTDIRDLVREQWARGQHVDYVIVDEAQFLSPVQVDQLAELADEAGIDVYCFGIATDFRSRLFPGAARLFELADELQPVQVEVLCWCGLPGRFNARVRDDVILRDGDTVVVADTEHSVVEPSASARSDAETVTVRYQVLCRRHFRSGDLGPAAAQHGQLRLS; encoded by the coding sequence GTGACCGCTGCAGACGACGTTGTGCTCGAGGACCCCACCGACGCGCTTTCCGCGGCCCCGCCCGCCGGAGCCCGGCGCAACGGTCCCGCGCGAGGACGGCTGAAGTTCTGCTACGGCCCGATGGACTGCGGGAAGTCGACGCTCGCGCTGCAGATCGACCACAACCACGCGCGCCAGGGCCGCCGCGGACTCGTGCTGGTCCGCCACGACCGGTCCGGCGCGCCGCAGATCACCAGCCGGATCGGCATCGCGCGGCGGGCGACCGAGGTCGCGACCGGCACCGACATCCGGGACCTGGTGCGCGAGCAGTGGGCGCGCGGGCAGCACGTGGACTACGTGATCGTGGACGAGGCGCAGTTCCTCTCCCCCGTCCAGGTCGACCAGCTCGCCGAACTCGCCGACGAGGCGGGCATCGACGTGTACTGCTTCGGGATCGCGACCGACTTCCGCAGCCGGCTGTTCCCCGGAGCCGCCCGGTTGTTCGAACTCGCCGACGAACTGCAGCCGGTCCAGGTCGAGGTGCTCTGCTGGTGCGGGCTGCCCGGCCGGTTCAACGCGCGGGTCCGCGACGACGTGATTCTCCGTGACGGAGACACCGTTGTGGTAGCAGATACCGAACACTCCGTAGTTGAACCTTCAGCTTCAGCACGGTCTGATGCCGAAACGGTCACGGTCCGTTATCAGGTACTGTGCCGTCGCCACTTCCGCTCGGGGGATCTGGGACCCGCTGCCGCCCAGCACGGTCAGTTACGGTTGTCCTAG
- a CDS encoding RNA polymerase-binding protein RbpA, with translation MADRVLRGSRLGAVSYETDRNHDLAPRRTVRYSCPKNHEFEVPFSDDAEIPTVWECRLHGSESEIVDGGQPEQKKVKPPRTHWDMLLERRSIPELEDLLNERLAELKGRRTSRSA, from the coding sequence ATGGCCGACCGTGTTCTCCGTGGAAGCCGGCTGGGAGCGGTCAGCTACGAGACCGACCGCAATCACGACCTCGCTCCGCGCCGTACCGTGCGCTACTCCTGCCCCAAGAACCACGAGTTCGAGGTGCCGTTCTCCGACGACGCCGAGATCCCGACGGTGTGGGAGTGCCGCCTGCACGGCAGCGAATCCGAGATCGTCGACGGCGGGCAGCCCGAGCAAAAAAAGGTCAAGCCCCCCAGGACCCACTGGGACATGCTGCTGGAGCGCCGCTCCATCCCCGAGCTCGAGGACCTGCTGAACGAACGTCTCGCCGAGCTCAAGGGACGCCGGACCAGCCGGTCCGCTTGA
- a CDS encoding MFS transporter, whose protein sequence is MDLTTSRRTVFAAVCAVAVASIYAAQPVLAEIGGDLGVPAAGLGWIVAAGQLGYLAGLAVLVPLGDLVDRRKLIAGHLLLTAVGATLAAAATQTWLLLTGLVLAGLFAVVVQTTVAYAAALSTSDERGRTLGVVTSGVVIGILGARVAAGALAELWGWRSVYVALAVLLVTLAGLVLKTMPPDPRRDGTTYRQVLTSLGGLFREPLFLSRGLIAFFLFASFGALWSGLSLPLAADPWDLSTAQIGLFGLVGLAGALGAARAGRWADRGRASLVTGGALVLLAVSWLAVGQPSLWLLGLGVLVLDFAVQAVHVSNQHLLTAAHPDRTSSVIGGYMIFYSLGSALGAATTTTAFAAAGWTGSSVLGAVFGGCAFAVWAVANARRLSLRTS, encoded by the coding sequence ATGGACCTCACCACGAGCCGCCGGACGGTGTTCGCCGCGGTGTGCGCGGTCGCCGTCGCGAGCATTTACGCCGCTCAGCCGGTTCTGGCCGAGATCGGCGGAGACCTGGGCGTGCCGGCCGCGGGGCTGGGCTGGATCGTCGCCGCCGGACAGCTCGGCTATCTGGCCGGACTCGCCGTGCTGGTCCCGCTCGGCGATCTCGTCGACCGGCGCAAGCTCATCGCCGGACACCTGCTGCTGACCGCCGTCGGCGCGACACTGGCCGCAGCCGCCACTCAAACCTGGTTGCTGTTAACGGGTTTGGTGCTCGCGGGCCTGTTCGCGGTGGTCGTCCAGACGACAGTCGCCTACGCGGCCGCATTGTCCACTTCGGACGAACGCGGACGCACGCTCGGCGTCGTGACGTCCGGCGTGGTCATCGGAATTCTCGGCGCCCGCGTCGCGGCCGGGGCGCTGGCGGAGCTGTGGGGTTGGCGCAGCGTCTACGTCGCTCTCGCGGTGCTGCTGGTGACGCTCGCCGGTCTCGTGCTGAAGACGATGCCGCCCGACCCGCGCCGCGACGGCACTACTTACCGCCAGGTCCTGACGTCGCTCGGCGGCCTGTTCCGCGAGCCGCTGTTCCTCTCGCGAGGGCTGATCGCGTTCTTCCTGTTCGCCTCGTTCGGCGCGCTGTGGAGCGGCCTGTCGCTGCCGCTCGCCGCGGACCCGTGGGACCTCAGCACCGCGCAGATCGGCCTGTTCGGTTTGGTCGGCCTGGCAGGTGCGCTCGGCGCCGCCCGCGCGGGACGTTGGGCGGACAGGGGCCGCGCAAGCCTCGTCACCGGCGGAGCGCTGGTCCTGCTGGCGGTGTCCTGGCTGGCGGTCGGGCAACCGTCGCTGTGGCTGCTCGGCCTGGGCGTGCTGGTGCTCGATTTCGCTGTGCAGGCGGTGCATGTCAGCAATCAGCACCTGCTCACCGCGGCGCACCCGGACCGCACCAGCAGCGTCATCGGCGGCTACATGATCTTCTACTCGCTCGGCTCCGCCCTGGGCGCTGCCACGACGACCACCGCGTTCGCAGCCGCAGGCTGGACGGGCTCCAGCGTCCTGGGTGCGGTGTTCGGCGGGTGTGCGTTCGCGGTGTGGGCGGTCGCCAATGCTCGGCGGCTGTCGCTGCGAACGTCTTGA
- a CDS encoding winged helix-turn-helix transcriptional regulator: protein MGENPAWTDPSCPVARTLDLVGDRWSLLMVRDAMDGARAFTDFQQRTGIARNILTDRLRRLVERGVLDRQAAESGKRQVYSLTPAGRDLFTVVVALRQWGERHAFSPGEDHSVLVDEAGQPVPPLKPVAASGAAVDVGTTSVRKI, encoded by the coding sequence ATGGGCGAGAACCCGGCCTGGACCGACCCGTCGTGCCCGGTGGCCCGCACCCTGGACCTCGTCGGCGACCGGTGGAGCCTGCTGATGGTCCGCGACGCGATGGACGGCGCGCGGGCGTTCACCGACTTCCAGCAGCGCACCGGCATCGCCCGCAACATCCTCACCGACCGGCTGCGCCGCCTGGTCGAGCGCGGCGTCCTCGACCGGCAGGCCGCGGAGTCCGGCAAACGGCAGGTCTACTCGCTCACGCCGGCCGGGCGCGACCTGTTCACCGTCGTCGTCGCCCTCCGGCAGTGGGGCGAGCGGCACGCCTTCTCCCCCGGCGAAGACCACTCCGTGCTCGTCGACGAGGCCGGACAGCCGGTTCCGCCGCTCAAACCGGTCGCCGCGAGCGGCGCGGCCGTCGACGTCGGGACGACCTCGGTGCGCAAAATCTGA
- a CDS encoding ArsR/SmtB family transcription factor has product MTVDNVEDRLDRAFTALGDPIRRALIARLSRGEATVNELAEPFPVTKQAVSRHVQVLEAAGLITRSRDGQRRPCHLNAAALEELTSWIDAYRLTREREFRRLDSVLEETKEQGK; this is encoded by the coding sequence ATGACCGTTGACAACGTCGAGGACCGGCTGGACCGGGCGTTCACCGCGCTCGGCGACCCGATCCGGCGTGCGCTCATCGCCCGGCTGTCGCGCGGCGAAGCGACCGTGAACGAGCTGGCCGAGCCGTTCCCGGTGACGAAGCAAGCCGTGTCGCGGCACGTCCAGGTGCTGGAGGCGGCCGGGCTCATCACGCGCAGCCGCGACGGCCAGCGCCGCCCGTGCCACCTCAACGCCGCCGCTCTCGAAGAACTCACCAGCTGGATCGACGCCTACCGGCTCACCCGCGAACGCGAATTCCGCCGCCTCGACAGCGTCCTCGAAGAGACCAAGGAGCAAGGAAAATGA
- a CDS encoding SRPBCC domain-containing protein: MTATTITAQPGSPFIEVVREFDATPAQLFRAYTDPDLITRWLGPRDIEMRILEFDAHSGGAYRYVHRDTDGSEHVFRGVFHTVERAERIVQTFEYEGAPGNVSLESMTFEDLDGRTRLRTRSVFPSVEARDAMVASGMERGIRDSMDRLGELAREGDRPEASRVVVDISMSLDGYVTAPGAGPDHGLGVGGEPLHAWVSDPTPRDSEILHRSFTDTGAVVMGRAMFDVVDGPNGWADEDGYGEGEDRIPAPPVFVVTHARPEKVRLGERFRFVTDGLESAIEQARAAAGGKNVTVGGGGSIASQVLYAGLADVLRIHVAPIVLGDGTPLFPKGNPAPVRLEPLGAVSTPGAEHLTYRVLN; the protein is encoded by the coding sequence ATGACCGCGACCACTATCACCGCACAGCCCGGCAGCCCGTTCATCGAGGTAGTCCGCGAGTTCGACGCGACGCCCGCGCAGCTGTTCCGCGCTTACACCGACCCGGACCTGATCACCCGCTGGCTCGGTCCGCGCGACATCGAAATGCGCATCCTCGAGTTCGACGCGCACTCCGGCGGCGCGTACCGCTACGTGCATCGCGACACCGACGGCAGCGAACACGTCTTCCGCGGCGTCTTCCACACGGTGGAGAGAGCCGAGCGGATCGTCCAGACCTTCGAGTACGAGGGCGCGCCGGGCAACGTCAGCCTGGAGAGCATGACCTTCGAGGACCTCGACGGCCGGACGCGGCTGCGGACCCGGTCGGTCTTCCCGAGCGTCGAGGCGCGCGACGCCATGGTCGCGAGCGGGATGGAGCGCGGGATCCGCGATTCGATGGACCGGCTCGGCGAACTCGCGCGCGAGGGGGACCGGCCGGAGGCGAGCCGGGTGGTCGTGGACATCTCGATGTCGCTGGACGGCTACGTCACCGCCCCGGGAGCCGGTCCCGACCACGGGCTCGGCGTCGGCGGAGAACCGCTGCACGCCTGGGTGTCCGACCCGACGCCGCGCGACTCGGAGATCCTGCACCGGTCGTTCACCGACACCGGAGCGGTGGTCATGGGCCGCGCCATGTTCGACGTCGTGGACGGCCCGAACGGCTGGGCCGACGAGGACGGCTACGGCGAGGGCGAGGACCGGATCCCCGCACCGCCGGTGTTCGTCGTCACCCATGCCCGGCCCGAAAAAGTGCGGCTGGGCGAGCGGTTCCGGTTCGTCACCGACGGACTCGAAAGCGCGATCGAGCAGGCTCGCGCGGCCGCGGGCGGCAAGAACGTCACCGTGGGCGGCGGCGGGTCGATCGCGTCGCAGGTCCTGTACGCCGGATTGGCGGACGTGCTGCGGATCCACGTCGCGCCGATCGTCCTCGGCGACGGAACCCCGTTGTTCCCCAAGGGAAATCCCGCACCGGTGCGCCTGGAGCCGCTCGGTGCGGTGTCGACGCCGGGCGCCGAACACCTCACCTATCGCGTCCTGAACTGA
- a CDS encoding polyprenol monophosphomannose synthase: MAQAPRGAETIEPVLVVIPTYNERENLGPVLDRLHKALPDVDVLVVDDGSPDGTGELADERAAADKRVHVLHRTAKEGLGKAYIAGFHWGMERGYATFVEMDADGSHAPEDLPRLLDAVGDADLSIGSRYVPGGSTVNWPLRRTLLSRGANLYSRIALGIKVADMTAGFRAYRRPVLEKLALNEVASHGYCFQIDLTRRTADAGFDIVEVPITFTDREIGVSKMSGGIMSEAFFRVAEWGVQRRLAQLKKLLGRG; the protein is encoded by the coding sequence ATGGCGCAGGCGCCGCGGGGGGCCGAAACGATCGAACCGGTGCTGGTGGTGATCCCGACCTACAACGAGCGGGAGAACCTCGGCCCGGTGCTGGACCGGCTCCACAAGGCACTCCCGGACGTCGACGTGCTCGTCGTCGACGACGGCAGCCCGGACGGCACGGGGGAGCTGGCCGACGAGCGCGCGGCCGCGGACAAGCGGGTGCACGTGCTGCACCGCACCGCGAAGGAAGGCCTCGGCAAGGCCTACATCGCCGGGTTCCATTGGGGGATGGAGCGCGGTTACGCGACGTTCGTGGAGATGGACGCCGACGGTTCGCACGCGCCGGAGGACCTGCCGCGCCTGCTGGACGCGGTCGGCGACGCGGACCTGTCGATCGGGTCGCGGTACGTGCCCGGCGGCAGCACGGTGAACTGGCCGCTGCGCCGGACCCTGCTCTCGCGCGGGGCGAACCTGTACTCGCGGATCGCGCTGGGCATCAAGGTGGCGGACATGACCGCGGGGTTCCGCGCGTACCGCCGCCCGGTGCTGGAGAAGCTGGCGCTGAACGAGGTCGCCTCGCACGGCTACTGCTTCCAGATCGACCTCACGCGCCGCACCGCGGACGCCGGGTTCGACATCGTCGAGGTGCCGATCACCTTCACCGACCGGGAGATCGGCGTGTCGAAGATGAGCGGCGGCATCATGTCCGAGGCGTTCTTCCGGGTCGCGGAGTGGGGCGTGCAGCGCCGCCTTGCCCAGCTGAAGAAGCTGCTGGGCCGAGGCTGA
- the lnt gene encoding apolipoprotein N-acyltransferase, translating into MAVSVADADSGVPHKTKRKRAWKPWLARVLATAATGYGYYLSFAPRPLWWLAPIAFAAFALVLRGRSFRGAFGYGFVFGMAFFVPLLTWLQDFLGRDFGPLPWLALSFALSLYFGLAGWLIRVVARLPLAPLWGALVFVALETPRTWFPFGGFPWGRVAFSQPEGAFLPLASVGGAPLVGFAVVLTGFGLAALIARLWRTRKAWDRALVWPAVFAVLPAAAGLAVWPTIGTEAQNGSLTVASVQGNAPDIGLALQGQRGVLRANALAESSRLLQKVQSGQAPKPDLVLWPETSTPLDGDDPGVDQMLSAFGAPGIIGALVRTPDGAAENSAVVWDPNTGPGQRYVKQDLVPFGEYVPARAIARLVTPFIDDTRDMRPGDGSNAALSVAGAKIGVFICYESAFDGPARDATKSGGELLVVPTNNAWYGPGEMSYQQLAMARLRAVEHGRAVVVSAVSGVSALVAPDGTITSSTGLFTADALVGRVPLRTQTTLSDRIGAWTEYGLLALAIAGVAGGFVLRFRTRRGTAAPTGTTAGEAAG; encoded by the coding sequence GTGGCAGTGAGCGTGGCGGACGCCGATTCGGGCGTTCCGCACAAGACCAAGCGAAAGCGGGCGTGGAAGCCCTGGCTCGCGCGCGTACTGGCGACGGCGGCGACGGGTTACGGCTACTACCTCAGCTTCGCGCCGCGCCCGCTGTGGTGGCTGGCCCCGATCGCGTTCGCCGCGTTCGCGCTGGTCCTTCGTGGACGGTCGTTCCGCGGCGCGTTCGGGTACGGCTTCGTGTTCGGCATGGCGTTCTTCGTGCCGCTGCTGACCTGGCTGCAGGACTTCCTCGGCCGCGACTTCGGGCCGCTGCCGTGGCTGGCGCTGTCGTTCGCGCTGTCGCTCTACTTCGGACTCGCCGGGTGGCTGATCCGGGTCGTGGCGCGGCTGCCGCTGGCGCCGCTCTGGGGCGCTCTGGTGTTCGTCGCGCTCGAAACGCCGCGCACGTGGTTCCCGTTCGGCGGGTTCCCGTGGGGCCGCGTCGCGTTCAGCCAGCCCGAAGGCGCGTTCCTGCCGCTGGCGTCGGTCGGCGGCGCGCCGCTGGTCGGTTTCGCCGTCGTGCTCACCGGTTTCGGCCTGGCGGCGCTCATCGCCCGGCTGTGGCGCACGCGCAAAGCCTGGGACCGCGCGCTGGTCTGGCCCGCCGTGTTCGCCGTCCTTCCCGCCGCGGCCGGGCTCGCGGTGTGGCCGACGATCGGCACCGAGGCGCAGAACGGTTCGCTCACCGTCGCGTCCGTGCAGGGCAACGCGCCGGACATCGGCCTGGCCTTGCAAGGACAGCGCGGGGTGCTGCGCGCGAACGCCCTCGCCGAAAGCTCCCGGCTGCTGCAGAAGGTCCAATCAGGACAGGCGCCGAAGCCGGATCTGGTGCTGTGGCCGGAAACCTCGACCCCGCTCGACGGCGACGACCCGGGCGTCGACCAGATGCTGTCCGCCTTCGGGGCGCCCGGGATCATCGGCGCGCTCGTGCGCACGCCGGACGGCGCGGCGGAGAACTCCGCTGTCGTTTGGGATCCGAACACCGGCCCGGGACAGCGTTACGTCAAACAGGATCTGGTTCCTTTCGGCGAATACGTGCCCGCCCGCGCGATCGCGCGGCTGGTGACGCCGTTCATCGACGACACCCGCGACATGCGTCCCGGCGACGGCTCCAACGCCGCGCTGTCGGTCGCGGGGGCCAAGATCGGCGTGTTCATCTGCTACGAGTCGGCGTTCGACGGTCCCGCGCGCGACGCGACGAAGTCGGGCGGCGAACTGCTCGTCGTGCCGACGAACAACGCGTGGTACGGGCCGGGGGAGATGAGCTACCAGCAGCTGGCGATGGCGCGGCTGCGCGCGGTCGAACACGGGCGCGCGGTGGTGGTGTCGGCGGTGTCCGGGGTGAGCGCCCTGGTCGCCCCGGACGGGACGATCACCAGCTCCACCGGGCTTTTCACGGCGGATGCCCTGGTCGGGCGCGTGCCGCTGCGCACGCAGACTACGCTGTCGGATCGAATCGGTGCGTGGACGGAGTACGGACTGCTGGCGTTGGCGATCGCGGGTGTCGCCGGCGGGTTCGTGCTCCGTTTTCGCACCCGGCGCGGCACGGCGGCGCCGACGGGGACCACAGCAGGGGAAGCGGCGGGCTGA